From a region of the uncultured Desulfatiglans sp. genome:
- a CDS encoding putative Beta-lactamase domain protein (Evidence 3 : Putative function from multiple computational evidences), translating to MMDIILLGTGTALPLSDRASPAIAVREAGHLFCLDLGPGTLRQMARAGLPLTALRGVFLTHFHPDHCADLVPLLFALRNPSFAAFRTRMVLAGPFGLVDMLSHLEAAYAGSALGSHEYVSVREIRPENDGVLAIGSLEISTACTRHSGQGISYRLRSSDGKILVYSGDTDYCDEIVHLAQDADILILECAFPDHSPVPGHLTPSSAARIAEQSGARHLVLTHFYPECLKTDIAGECRRAYSGELTLGSDLLLLRL from the coding sequence ATGATGGATATTATCCTCCTGGGCACGGGCACCGCCCTGCCGTTATCCGATCGCGCATCCCCAGCCATTGCCGTCCGCGAGGCCGGCCACCTTTTCTGTCTCGATCTCGGACCGGGCACGCTTCGGCAAATGGCCAGAGCCGGCCTGCCCTTGACCGCTCTGCGAGGGGTGTTTCTAACCCATTTCCACCCGGACCACTGCGCCGATCTGGTTCCGCTTCTCTTCGCCTTGCGCAACCCGTCCTTTGCCGCCTTCAGAACTCGAATGGTCCTCGCCGGCCCGTTCGGCCTGGTGGACATGCTCTCTCACCTCGAAGCAGCTTACGCGGGCTCTGCATTAGGATCGCATGAATACGTATCGGTCAGGGAAATCCGCCCTGAAAATGATGGAGTCCTGGCCATCGGGTCGCTGGAGATATCGACCGCATGCACCCGCCACTCTGGGCAGGGAATCAGTTATCGCTTGCGCTCCTCGGACGGGAAGATCCTCGTATATTCAGGCGATACAGACTATTGTGACGAGATCGTGCACCTTGCGCAGGATGCCGATATTCTCATCCTCGAATGCGCCTTTCCAGACCATTCGCCTGTACCCGGGCACCTGACCCCTTCCTCAGCCGCTCGTATTGCGGAACAATCCGGCGCCCGGCATCTGGTGCTGACCCATTTTTATCCGGAGTGCCTCAAAACAGACATTGCAGGAGAGTGCCGGCGGGCGTATAGTGGAGAGCTCACGCTTGGCTCGGATTTACTGCTGTTGAGGCTTTGA
- a CDS encoding hypothetical protein (Evidence 5 : Unknown function): protein MWRSPVYEAYAGAPSGETRDAGRNPDHWRLPKKGGRAAGRVIHTHSDPKKRHDDEAESPDRTEASYP, encoded by the coding sequence GTGTGGCGTTCCCCTGTTTACGAGGCTTATGCCGGTGCCCCGTCCGGAGAAACAAGAGATGCCGGCCGGAATCCGGACCACTGGAGACTGCCGAAAAAGGGTGGCCGAGCGGCCGGAAGGGTGATCCATACCCACTCTGACCCAAAAAAGAGGCACGATGACGAGGCCGAGTCCCCGGACCGCACGGAGGCATCTTATCCGTGA
- a CDS encoding hypothetical protein (Evidence 5 : Unknown function): MNNILISKDKYLDFDQGAPTDIPVLPPQYIFFKQETCQPPPLKAKRGNLSRALSIRASHQQKE, translated from the coding sequence TTGAATAACATACTAATTTCTAAAGATAAATATCTCGATTTTGATCAAGGGGCCCCAACGGACATTCCAGTCCTACCTCCACAATACATCTTCTTCAAACAAGAAACATGCCAGCCCCCGCCATTGAAAGCGAAAAGGGGCAACCTGTCGAGAGCACTATCGATCCGTGCATCCCACCAGCAGAAAGAATAA